The Amycolatopsis methanolica 239 nucleotide sequence TGCGCCCGGGGCGAGAAGCCGGAGCTGGAGATGTGCCCGTCGCTGGTGCGCACACTGCGTGAGCAGCTCGACGCGCTGGACGAGCGCATCGACGATCTCCGGCAGACGCGCGGGGCGCTCGCGGCATACGTCCCCGCGAGCGGATGACCGCTGTGGAAAAGTTGGGTGCGTGAAGCGGCAACCGTTGCGACTGGCGATCCTCGAGGCGATGCGCATCCTGGAGGAGGCGGGGGTGGCGTCTCCGCGCGCCGACGCCGAACTCATCGCCGCGCACGTGCTCGGCGTCGACCGCGGTCGCCTGCCGCTCGTGCCCCTCGTCGACCCGCCCGTGATCGAGGCGATCGGCAAGCTGGTGGCGCAGCGCGCCAAGCGGGTGCCGCTGCAGCACCTGACCGGGTGGGCCGGGTTCGCCGGCATCACGCTGGACGTCGGGCCCGGTGTCTTCATCCCGCGGCCGGAGACGGAACTGCTGGTCGAGTGGGGGTTGCGGCTCATCCACGGCCGCGAGTACCCGGTGGTGGTCGACCTGTGCACCGGTTCGGGCGCGCTGGCGCTGGCGATCGCGCACGAGCGGCCGGACGCGGTGGTCTACGCCGTGGACATCGACCCGAACGCGCTCGCGTGGGCGCGGCACAACGCGGACAAGCAGGCCGCGGCGGGGGACACGCCGATCCGCCTGTACTCCGGCGACGTCGGGGACAGCACGATCTTCGCCGAGCTGGACGGCCTGGTGGACCTGGTGGTGTGCAACCCGCCGTACGTCCCGCCGGGCGGCGACCTGCCGCCCGAGGTGGTCGACTTCGACCCGCCGCAGGCGGTCTTCGCCCCCGACGGCGGTCTCGCGGTGGTCCGGCAGGCCGTGGCGACCGCCTGCCGCCTCCTCAAGCGCGGCGGCGGGGTGGCCATCGAACACGACGACACGCACGGCTCGGCCGCGCCGGCGCTGGTCGCGTCCCGCAAGGTGCTGACGGACGTCCAGGACCACCGCGACCTCGCCGGACGCCCCCGTTTCGTGACCGCCCTCCGCGGCTGACCCCGCGACGCCCGGCACACGCGCCGCGGCGTGTCGCGCGGCCGGTGCGGTGAGCGCCACCCGCAACCAAGCCGTTACCCGACCGGGAATAGTCTTCACCCCATGAGCGCGGTGTACGACTGCAGCTGTCCGGAGACGCGGGCCGAGGGGCTGGCCGCGGCGGCGAGCGCGGTGCGTTCGGGGCGGCTTGTCGTGCTGCCCACCGACACGGTCTACGGCATCGGGGCGGACGCGTTCGACTCGGCCGCCGTGCGGGCGCTGCTGCGGGCGAAGAACCGCGGCCTGGACCTGCCCGTCGGCGTCCTCGTCGGCTCATGGTCCACAATAGACGGTCTTGTCCTCGGCGTCCCGCCGCAGGCACGGGCCCTCATCGAGGCCTTCTGGCCCGGTGATCTGTCCATTGTGCTCCCGCACGCGCCGAGCCTGCGCTGGGACCTCGGCACCACCCGCGGCACCGTGATGCTCCGGATGCCGCTGCACCCGGTCGCACTGGAGCTGCTCCGCGACGTCGGCCCGATGGCCGTCTCCAGCGCCAACGTCTCCGGGCGGCCCCCGGCGTCCAGCGCGGAGGAGGCGCAGGAGCAGCTCGGCGAGTCGGTCTCCGTCTACCTCGACGGCGGGCCCAGCGGCGAACCGGTGCCCTCGTCGATCGTCGACCTGACCGGCGACGAGCCCGTGCTGCTGCGGGCGGGCGCGGTGAGCGCGGAAGCGGTGAGCGAGGTGCTCGGCGCACCGGTGAAGACCGCGGCCTGATGACCCCCGTAACCACCGCAGGCCTCCCGATCCGGGAGTACATCCTCGTCGGTCTCATCGCCGCGACGCTGACGTTCCTGCTCACCGGCGTCATCCGGCGCCTGGCGATCCGCCTCGGCGCGATCGCCAACCCGCGTGCCAGGGACGTGCACGTCATCCCGATCCCGCGCATGGGCGGCGTCGGCATGTACCTGGGTGTCGTCTGCGGCATGGCGATGGCCCACCAGCTGCCGGTGCTGCGCCGCGCGTTCGACTTCTCCCTCGACCCGGTCGGCGTGCTGATCGGCGGCGGCGTCATCGTGCTGATCGGCGCGCTGGACGACCGGTTCGAGATCGACGCCTGGACCAAGCTCGCCGGCCAGGTGATGTGCGCGGGCATCCTGGTCATCTTCGGCGTGCAGTGGAACGTGTTCTGGGTGCCGTGGGGCGGCAACGGCGACGCGCTCGGCTCCG carries:
- the prmC gene encoding peptide chain release factor N(5)-glutamine methyltransferase, with product MKRQPLRLAILEAMRILEEAGVASPRADAELIAAHVLGVDRGRLPLVPLVDPPVIEAIGKLVAQRAKRVPLQHLTGWAGFAGITLDVGPGVFIPRPETELLVEWGLRLIHGREYPVVVDLCTGSGALALAIAHERPDAVVYAVDIDPNALAWARHNADKQAAAGDTPIRLYSGDVGDSTIFAELDGLVDLVVCNPPYVPPGGDLPPEVVDFDPPQAVFAPDGGLAVVRQAVATACRLLKRGGGVAIEHDDTHGSAAPALVASRKVLTDVQDHRDLAGRPRFVTALRG
- a CDS encoding L-threonylcarbamoyladenylate synthase, whose translation is MSAVYDCSCPETRAEGLAAAASAVRSGRLVVLPTDTVYGIGADAFDSAAVRALLRAKNRGLDLPVGVLVGSWSTIDGLVLGVPPQARALIEAFWPGDLSIVLPHAPSLRWDLGTTRGTVMLRMPLHPVALELLRDVGPMAVSSANVSGRPPASSAEEAQEQLGESVSVYLDGGPSGEPVPSSIVDLTGDEPVLLRAGAVSAEAVSEVLGAPVKTAA